From the genome of Cedecea lapagei, one region includes:
- the argD gene encoding bifunctional acetylornithine/succinyldiaminopimelate transaminase — protein MATEQSAVTRATFDEVILPIYAPAEFIPVKGKGSRVWDTAGKEYVDFAGGIAVTALGHCHPALVEALKTQGETLWHTSNVFTNEPALKLARKLIDATFAERVVFMNSGTEANETAFKLARYYASTRHSPYKSKIIAFYNAFHGRSLFTVSVGGQAKYSDGFGPKPADIIHVPYNDLAAVKAVMDDHTCAVVVEPIQGEGGVTAATPEFLQGLRELCDEHQALLVFDEVQSGMGRTGELFAYINYGVIPDILTSAKALGGGFPVSAMLTTNEIASAFHVGSHGSTYGGNPLACAVAGAAFDIINTPEVLKGVAAKRQLFVEQLQKINEQFDLFSDIRGMGLLIGAELNEKYKGRAREFLYAGAAEGVMVLNAGPDVMRFAPSLIVEDADIQEGMQRFAKAVARVVAG, from the coding sequence TGAACAATCAGCGGTTACGCGGGCGACCTTCGATGAAGTGATTCTGCCGATTTATGCACCAGCAGAATTTATTCCTGTGAAAGGGAAGGGCAGCCGCGTGTGGGATACCGCCGGCAAGGAGTACGTGGATTTCGCCGGCGGCATCGCCGTGACCGCGCTGGGGCACTGCCATCCTGCGCTGGTGGAGGCGCTGAAAACCCAGGGTGAAACCCTGTGGCATACCAGCAACGTCTTTACCAATGAGCCTGCCCTGAAGCTTGCCCGTAAGCTGATTGACGCCACCTTCGCCGAGCGCGTGGTCTTTATGAACTCCGGTACGGAAGCGAACGAAACGGCCTTTAAGCTGGCCCGCTACTATGCCTCAACCCGCCACAGCCCGTACAAAAGCAAAATCATCGCCTTTTATAACGCGTTTCATGGCCGTTCGTTGTTCACCGTCTCCGTAGGCGGACAGGCCAAATACTCCGACGGTTTTGGCCCGAAACCGGCCGACATTATCCACGTGCCGTACAACGACCTTGCGGCGGTGAAAGCGGTGATGGATGACCATACCTGCGCGGTAGTGGTGGAGCCCATTCAGGGCGAAGGCGGCGTTACCGCTGCGACGCCGGAGTTCCTGCAGGGGCTGCGCGAGCTCTGCGATGAGCATCAGGCGCTGCTGGTGTTTGACGAAGTGCAGTCGGGAATGGGGCGCACCGGCGAACTGTTCGCTTATATCAACTACGGCGTCATCCCGGATATTCTGACCAGCGCCAAAGCCCTCGGCGGCGGCTTCCCGGTGAGCGCGATGCTGACCACCAATGAGATTGCCTCCGCGTTTCATGTAGGCAGCCACGGCTCAACCTACGGCGGCAACCCGCTGGCGTGCGCGGTAGCCGGTGCGGCTTTCGATATCATCAATACACCAGAAGTGCTGAAAGGCGTGGCCGCGAAGCGCCAGCTGTTTGTTGAGCAACTGCAGAAGATCAACGAGCAGTTCGATCTGTTTAGCGACATCCGTGGCATGGGCCTGCTGATTGGTGCAGAGCTTAATGAGAAGTACAAAGGGCGCGCGCGCGAGTTTCTCTATGCCGGAGCGGCTGAAGGCGTGATGGTGCTGAACGCCGGCCCTGACGTGATGCGTTTTGCCCCGTCGCTTATCGTTGAGGACGCGGATATTCAGGAAGGAATGCAGCGCTTTGCGAAAGCCGTTGCCCGGGTAGTGGCTGGCTAA
- a CDS encoding YccS/YhfK family putative transporter encodes MWQRLIYHPEVNYALRQTLVLCLPVAIGLVLGSLQNGLLFSLVPACCNIAGLDTPHKRFFKRLIIGGGLFAVSSLIMQLLLLYTHVPLPAILIAMALLLGVTAEISSLHARLLPASLIAAIFTLSMAGNMPVWKPMVLYIFGTIWYGAFNWFWFRLWREQPLRESLSLLYRQLAEYCEAKYSLLTQHTDPEKALPPLLIRQQKAVDLITTCYQQLHMLSANQQNGYKRLLRAFQVALDLQEHISVSLHQPEEVQKLVEQSHAEAVIRWNAQTIAKRLRVLADDILYHRYPTRFTMDKQIDALEKIARQHPDNPVGQFCHYHFSRIARVLKTQRPLYVRDLMEDRERRLPFFPALKNYLSFKSSALRSSARLGVMLTIASLLGSFLHLPKPYWILMTVMFVTQNGYGATRVRIVHRAAGTMAGLCIAGITLHFHVPDGYTLLAMLMITLVSYLFIRKSYGWATIGFTVTAVYTLQLITLSAENYIIPRLIDTLLGCMIAFGGMIWLWPQWQTGLLRQNAHDALEADQEAIRLILSDDPEPTPLAWQRMRVNQAHNALFNSLNQAMQEPGFNSHYLADMKLWVTHSQFIVEHINAMTTLAREHNMLTPDLAQKYLQSCEIGLQRCQQRLEYDGPGGSNDANILDVDTLPTGPLSTMEQHLQRIIGHLNTMHTISSVAWRQRPHHGIWLSRRLRRAD; translated from the coding sequence ATGTGGCAGAGATTAATTTATCACCCGGAAGTTAACTACGCGCTTCGGCAGACGCTGGTGCTGTGCCTTCCCGTGGCTATTGGCCTGGTGCTCGGCAGCCTGCAAAACGGCCTGCTCTTCTCGTTAGTCCCCGCCTGCTGCAACATTGCCGGGCTCGACACGCCGCATAAACGCTTCTTCAAACGTCTGATCATTGGCGGCGGCCTGTTCGCCGTCAGCAGCCTTATCATGCAGCTCCTGCTGCTTTATACCCACGTTCCGCTGCCCGCGATACTGATCGCGATGGCCCTGCTGCTCGGCGTCACGGCGGAGATAAGCTCGCTGCATGCTCGCCTGCTGCCCGCCTCGCTGATTGCCGCCATTTTTACGCTCAGCATGGCCGGCAATATGCCTGTCTGGAAGCCGATGGTGCTCTATATCTTCGGCACTATCTGGTACGGCGCGTTCAACTGGTTCTGGTTCCGGTTATGGCGCGAGCAGCCGCTCAGGGAGTCGCTAAGCCTGCTGTACCGCCAGCTTGCGGAGTACTGTGAAGCGAAATACAGCCTGCTGACCCAGCACACCGATCCCGAAAAAGCGCTGCCGCCGCTGCTGATTCGTCAGCAGAAAGCCGTCGACCTGATCACCACCTGCTACCAGCAGCTGCACATGCTGTCGGCAAACCAGCAAAACGGCTACAAGCGCCTGCTGCGCGCTTTCCAGGTCGCTCTGGATTTGCAGGAACACATCTCGGTGAGCCTGCATCAGCCGGAAGAGGTTCAGAAGCTGGTCGAGCAAAGTCATGCCGAGGCCGTGATCCGCTGGAATGCCCAAACCATCGCCAAACGTCTGCGGGTGCTGGCAGACGATATTCTCTATCACCGCTATCCCACGCGCTTTACCATGGATAAGCAAATCGACGCCCTGGAAAAGATTGCCCGCCAGCACCCGGACAACCCGGTCGGGCAGTTCTGCCACTACCACTTCAGCCGGATTGCGCGAGTGCTGAAAACCCAGCGGCCGCTGTATGTGAGAGATTTGATGGAGGACAGGGAGCGCCGCCTGCCGTTCTTCCCGGCGCTGAAAAACTACCTCTCGTTCAAATCATCGGCGCTGCGCAGCTCCGCGCGTTTAGGCGTAATGCTGACGATTGCCAGCCTGCTTGGCTCCTTCCTGCATCTGCCTAAACCTTACTGGATCCTGATGACGGTGATGTTTGTGACGCAAAACGGCTATGGCGCGACGCGCGTACGAATTGTCCACAGGGCGGCAGGCACCATGGCGGGCCTGTGTATCGCCGGTATCACCCTGCACTTCCATGTTCCGGACGGTTACACCCTACTGGCGATGTTAATGATTACCCTGGTGAGCTATCTGTTTATCCGCAAAAGCTACGGCTGGGCCACCATCGGCTTTACCGTCACGGCGGTATATACCCTGCAGCTTATTACGCTCAGCGCTGAGAACTACATCATCCCGCGGCTTATCGACACGCTGCTCGGCTGCATGATTGCCTTTGGCGGCATGATCTGGCTCTGGCCGCAGTGGCAAACCGGCCTGCTGCGCCAGAACGCCCACGACGCGCTGGAGGCCGACCAGGAGGCTATTCGCCTGATCCTGAGCGACGATCCGGAGCCCACGCCGCTGGCCTGGCAACGGATGCGGGTCAACCAGGCGCACAACGCCCTGTTTAACTCGCTCAACCAGGCGATGCAGGAGCCCGGCTTTAACTCCCACTATCTCGCAGACATGAAGCTCTGGGTCACCCACAGCCAGTTTATTGTCGAGCACATCAACGCCATGACCACCCTGGCGCGCGAGCACAACATGCTGACGCCGGACCTGGCGCAAAAGTATCTGCAATCCTGTGAAATCGGGCTCCAGCGCTGCCAGCAGAGGCTGGAGTATGACGGACCTGGCGGGTCGAACGACGCCAATATTCTGGATGTGGACACGCTGCCCACGGGGCCGCTAAGCACCATGGAACAGCATTTACAGCGGATTATTGGCCACCTTAACACCATGCATACCATCTCCTCGGTAGCCTGGCGCCAGCGGCCTCATCATGGGATCTGGCTGAGCCGTCGTCTGCGGCGCGCAGATTAA
- the crp gene encoding cAMP-activated global transcriptional regulator CRP, with protein MVLGKPQTDPTLEWFLSHCHIHKYPSKSTLIHQGEKAETLYYIVKGSVAVLIKDEEGKEMILSYLNQGDFIGELGLFEEGQERSAWVRAKTACEVAEISYKKFRQLIQVNPDILMRLSSQMARRLQVTSEKVGNLAFLDVTGRIAQTLLNLAKQPDAMTHPDGMQIKITRQEIGQIVGCSRETVGRILKMLEDQNLISAHGKTIVVYGTR; from the coding sequence ATGGTGCTTGGCAAACCGCAAACAGACCCGACTCTCGAATGGTTCTTGTCTCATTGCCACATTCATAAGTATCCGTCGAAGAGCACGCTGATTCACCAGGGTGAAAAGGCGGAGACGCTGTACTACATCGTCAAGGGCTCCGTAGCTGTTCTGATTAAAGATGAAGAAGGCAAGGAGATGATCCTTTCTTATCTCAATCAGGGTGATTTCATTGGTGAATTAGGTTTATTCGAAGAAGGCCAGGAGCGTAGCGCCTGGGTTCGTGCCAAAACAGCCTGTGAAGTAGCTGAAATTTCCTATAAAAAATTCCGTCAGCTGATTCAGGTCAACCCGGACATCCTGATGCGCCTCTCTTCCCAGATGGCACGTCGTCTGCAGGTCACCTCCGAGAAAGTCGGCAACCTTGCCTTCCTCGACGTGACCGGCCGCATCGCCCAGACGCTGCTGAATCTGGCGAAACAGCCGGACGCCATGACCCACCCGGACGGGATGCAGATTAAAATCACCCGCCAGGAAATCGGTCAGATCGTGGGCTGCTCCCGCGAAACCGTTGGCCGTATTCTGAAAATGCTGGAAGACCAGAATCTCATTTCCGCACACGGTAAAACGATTGTCGTTTACGGTACTCGTTAA
- a CDS encoding OsmC family protein: MQARVKWVEGMTFLGESASGHQILMDGNSGDKAPSPMEMLLMAAGGCSSIDVVSILQKGRHEVTDCEVKLTSERREEAPRLFTRIHLHFVVTGKELKESAVARAVELTAEKYCSVTLMLEKAAEISHSYEIIEA, translated from the coding sequence ATGCAGGCACGTGTTAAATGGGTTGAAGGGATGACTTTCCTCGGTGAGTCCGCTTCTGGCCACCAGATCCTGATGGACGGTAATTCTGGCGATAAAGCGCCAAGCCCAATGGAAATGCTGCTGATGGCGGCGGGCGGCTGTAGCTCAATTGACGTGGTGTCGATTTTACAAAAAGGCCGCCACGAGGTGACGGATTGTGAGGTGAAGCTAACTTCGGAACGCCGTGAAGAAGCGCCGCGTCTTTTTACACGCATTCACCTGCATTTCGTTGTGACCGGTAAAGAGCTGAAAGAGAGCGCGGTGGCTCGCGCCGTTGAGCTCACGGCAGAGAAATACTGCTCGGTGACGCTGATGCTTGAGAAAGCCGCAGAGATAAGCCACAGCTACGAAATTATTGAAGCGTAA
- a CDS encoding phosphoribulokinase, whose product MSAKHPVIAVTGSSGAGTTTTSLAFRKIFQQLNLRAAEVEGDSFHRYTRPEMDMAIRKARDAGRHISYFGPEANDFGLLEQTFIEYGQTGKGQSRKYLHTYDEAVPWNQVPGTFTPWQPLPEPTDVLFYEGLHGGVVTPQHNVADCVDLLVGVVPIVNLEWIQKLVRDTSERGHSREAVMDSVVRSMDDYINFITPQFSRTHINFQRVPTVDTSNPFAARAIPSLDESFVVIHFRGLDDIDFPYLLAMLQGSFISHINTLVVPGGKMGLAMELIMGPLVQRLAEGRKIA is encoded by the coding sequence ATGTCAGCCAAACACCCGGTTATTGCGGTAACAGGTTCCAGCGGTGCCGGAACCACCACCACCAGCCTCGCCTTCCGCAAGATTTTCCAGCAGCTCAACCTGCGAGCTGCCGAAGTTGAAGGCGACAGCTTCCACCGCTATACCCGCCCGGAAATGGACATGGCCATCCGCAAAGCGCGCGATGCAGGCCGCCACATCAGCTACTTTGGGCCGGAAGCCAATGACTTCGGTCTGCTGGAGCAAACCTTTATCGAATACGGCCAGACCGGTAAGGGGCAATCACGCAAATATCTGCATACCTACGATGAAGCCGTGCCCTGGAACCAGGTGCCGGGCACCTTTACGCCGTGGCAGCCGCTGCCGGAGCCAACCGACGTCCTGTTTTATGAGGGCCTGCACGGCGGCGTGGTCACGCCTCAGCACAATGTTGCCGACTGCGTGGATTTACTGGTCGGCGTGGTGCCAATTGTTAACCTGGAGTGGATTCAGAAACTGGTTCGCGACACCAGCGAACGCGGCCATTCGCGGGAAGCGGTGATGGACTCCGTCGTGCGTTCGATGGACGATTACATCAACTTTATTACGCCGCAGTTCTCACGCACCCATATTAACTTCCAGCGCGTCCCGACGGTGGACACCTCTAACCCCTTCGCCGCCCGTGCCATTCCGTCGCTGGATGAAAGCTTCGTGGTTATCCACTTCCGGGGGCTGGACGACATCGACTTCCCCTATCTGCTGGCGATGCTGCAAGGATCGTTTATCTCCCACATCAACACGCTGGTGGTGCCTGGTGGAAAAATGGGGCTGGCGATGGAGTTGATTATGGGGCCGCTGGTGCAGCGACTGGCGGAAGGAAGAAAAATTGCCTGA
- a CDS encoding YheU family protein, which produces MIVPWQDLDPETLDNLIESFVLREGTDYGEQERSLTQKVADVKRQLQSGEAVLVWSELHETVNIMPRGQFRG; this is translated from the coding sequence ATGATCGTTCCCTGGCAAGATCTCGACCCTGAAACCCTCGACAATTTGATTGAATCTTTTGTATTACGCGAAGGCACCGATTATGGTGAGCAGGAGCGCTCGCTGACGCAAAAAGTGGCCGACGTGAAGCGCCAGCTGCAAAGCGGCGAAGCCGTGCTGGTTTGGTCTGAACTCCATGAAACGGTGAACATTATGCCGCGCGGGCAGTTTCGCGGCTGA
- a CDS encoding hydrolase, whose protein sequence is MASTSPLELNIHHDEGDDFRPMRGLSNPHLQTMIPRLIRRRINFKPHWQRLDMPDGDFVDLAWSEDPQTAMHKPRLVVFHGLEGSLHSPYAHGMIEAAKKRGWLGVVMHFRGCSGVPNRKERIYHSGETEDGTYFLDWLNQRYGEVPTAAVGFSLGGNMLACLMAKQGAACSLKAGVIVSAPLMLEQCCYHMEQGFSRVYQHYLLNLLKKNAARKLKSYPGSLPIDLRKLKSLRRIREFDDLITSKIHGFADALDYYRQCSAMPLLPDIASPTLIIHAKDDPFMDHHVIPDRETLPPNIHYQLTTYGGHVGFVGGTLLRPQMWLEQRIPDWLTRYLDH, encoded by the coding sequence ATGGCCAGTACAAGTCCTTTAGAACTGAATATTCATCATGATGAAGGTGACGATTTCCGCCCGATGCGCGGACTCAGTAACCCGCATCTGCAAACCATGATCCCACGTTTGATTCGCCGCCGAATCAATTTCAAACCCCACTGGCAGCGCCTTGATATGCCGGACGGGGATTTTGTCGATCTCGCGTGGAGCGAAGATCCGCAAACCGCCATGCACAAACCACGTCTGGTGGTGTTTCACGGGCTGGAAGGTAGCCTTCACAGTCCCTATGCCCACGGCATGATTGAGGCGGCCAAAAAGCGCGGCTGGTTAGGCGTGGTGATGCACTTTCGCGGCTGCAGCGGCGTACCAAACCGTAAAGAGCGTATTTACCACTCCGGCGAAACCGAAGACGGCACTTACTTCCTCGACTGGCTCAATCAGCGCTACGGCGAAGTCCCGACCGCTGCGGTTGGTTTCTCGCTGGGCGGTAACATGCTCGCCTGCCTGATGGCTAAACAGGGCGCGGCCTGCTCGCTGAAAGCGGGCGTGATTGTCTCCGCGCCGCTGATGCTTGAACAGTGCTGCTACCACATGGAACAGGGCTTCTCGCGCGTCTATCAGCACTACCTGCTGAACCTGCTGAAGAAAAATGCCGCCCGCAAGTTAAAGAGCTACCCGGGCTCGCTGCCTATTGACCTGCGTAAGCTTAAAAGCCTGCGCCGTATTCGCGAGTTTGATGATTTAATTACCTCGAAGATTCATGGCTTTGCCGACGCGCTGGACTACTACCGCCAGTGCAGCGCCATGCCGCTTCTGCCGGATATTGCCTCGCCAACGCTGATTATCCACGCCAAAGACGACCCGTTTATGGACCACCATGTCATCCCGGATCGCGAAACGTTGCCGCCCAATATCCACTACCAGCTCACCACTTATGGCGGCCATGTCGGCTTTGTTGGCGGCACCCTGCTGCGCCCGCAAATGTGGCTGGAACAGCGCATCCCTGACTGGCTAACCCGTTATCTGGACCACTGA
- a CDS encoding LysE family translocator has protein sequence MDLTLFLSMLGFLWVAAITPGPNNTLLTASGANYGFFRSLPLMIGVMLGMQCILVLVAFGVGSLILLYPALHLILKIAGSVYLLWLAWKIGTAKYERLETDAAPPSPVPFWQGGLLQVINPKAWLMALGAVASFSLAGADYLHSVAMISVGIALVNIVAGIIWIAFGSLIGLFLRSRRSWAIFNISMGVLTAACVLLIWR, from the coding sequence ATGGACTTAACGCTTTTTCTTTCGATGCTGGGCTTTCTCTGGGTCGCCGCCATTACACCTGGTCCCAATAATACGCTACTTACCGCATCCGGCGCGAATTACGGTTTCTTCCGTAGCCTGCCGTTGATGATTGGCGTGATGCTCGGGATGCAGTGCATTTTAGTGCTGGTGGCCTTTGGCGTCGGGAGTTTAATCCTCCTTTACCCGGCGTTGCACCTTATCCTGAAGATTGCTGGGAGCGTTTATCTTTTGTGGCTGGCCTGGAAAATTGGTACCGCGAAATACGAACGGCTGGAAACGGATGCCGCGCCGCCTTCTCCAGTGCCTTTCTGGCAGGGCGGCCTGCTGCAGGTGATCAACCCTAAAGCCTGGCTGATGGCGCTGGGCGCGGTGGCCAGTTTCAGCCTTGCGGGCGCCGATTATCTCCATTCCGTGGCGATGATTAGCGTTGGTATTGCGCTGGTGAACATCGTGGCCGGCATTATCTGGATTGCCTTTGGCAGCCTGATTGGCCTGTTCCTGCGCAGCCGTCGCTCCTGGGCCATTTTCAACATCAGCATGGGCGTGTTAACCGCGGCCTGTGTTCTGCTTATCTGGCGCTGA